The Streptomyces sp. Je 1-332 genome has a window encoding:
- a CDS encoding antitoxin — translation MGLLQNLKDKLAPAKDKVAGLAQQHGDKIDQGLDKAAKVVDGKTKGKYSDKIQTGTGKAKDAVDRLAGTPDEGKAAGGGTTPATGGTAPATGGTTTPTGGTTPPTGGTTRPAGGTTPPTGGTTPPTPPPAP, via the coding sequence ATGGGCCTCCTGCAGAACCTGAAAGACAAGCTCGCCCCGGCGAAGGACAAGGTCGCGGGCCTCGCGCAGCAGCACGGGGACAAGATCGACCAAGGTCTCGACAAGGCCGCGAAGGTGGTCGACGGCAAGACCAAGGGCAAGTACAGCGACAAGATCCAGACGGGGACGGGCAAGGCGAAGGATGCCGTGGACCGCCTCGCGGGGACGCCCGACGAGGGCAAGGCCGCGGGTGGCGGCACCACCCCGGCCACGGGTGGCACGGCCCCGGCCACGGGCGGCACGACGACGCCCACCGGCGGCACGACGCCCCCCACGGGCGGCACCACCCGGCCCGCAGGCGGCACCACTCCGCCCACGGGCGGCACAACCCCGCCCACGCCCCCTCCGGCTCCCTGA
- the miaA gene encoding tRNA (adenosine(37)-N6)-dimethylallyltransferase MiaA — MSRAAPAPRVIAVVGPTAAGKSDLGVFLAQRLGGEVVNADSMQLYRGMDIGTAKLTLEERDGVPHHLLDIWDVTEAASVAEYQKLARAEIDRLLAEGRWPILVGGSGLYVRGAVDHLEFPGTDPAVRARLEEELTLRGPGVLHARLAAADPGAGRAILPSNGRRIVRALEVIEITGKPFTANLPGHDSVYDTVQIGVDVGRPELDERIATRVDRMWDAGLVDEVRALEAVGLREGRTASRALGYQQVLAALAGECTDGEARAETVRATKRFARRQDSWFRRDPRVHWLSGAMADRGELPGRAMALVERAVTA; from the coding sequence GTGAGTAGAGCAGCTCCCGCACCGCGGGTCATCGCCGTCGTCGGGCCCACCGCGGCTGGAAAGTCCGATCTGGGCGTTTTCCTCGCCCAGCGTCTCGGCGGCGAAGTCGTCAACGCCGACTCCATGCAGCTCTACAGAGGGATGGACATCGGAACCGCCAAGCTGACGCTCGAGGAGCGCGACGGCGTCCCGCACCACCTCCTCGACATCTGGGACGTCACGGAGGCGGCGAGCGTCGCCGAGTACCAGAAGCTGGCGCGCGCCGAGATCGACCGCCTCCTCGCCGAAGGGCGCTGGCCGATCCTGGTCGGCGGCTCCGGGCTCTACGTCAGGGGAGCCGTCGACCACCTGGAGTTCCCCGGCACCGACCCCGCGGTCCGCGCCCGCCTGGAGGAAGAACTCACGCTGCGCGGTCCGGGCGTGCTCCATGCCCGCCTCGCCGCCGCCGACCCCGGAGCGGGCCGGGCCATCCTTCCCAGCAACGGCCGCCGGATCGTCCGTGCCCTCGAGGTCATCGAGATCACCGGCAAGCCCTTCACCGCCAACCTCCCCGGCCACGACTCCGTCTACGACACCGTCCAGATCGGCGTCGACGTCGGCCGCCCCGAGCTCGACGAACGCATCGCCACGCGCGTGGACCGCATGTGGGACGCGGGCCTCGTCGACGAGGTGCGGGCCCTGGAGGCCGTGGGGCTGCGCGAGGGGCGTACGGCGTCGCGTGCGCTCGGGTACCAACAGGTGCTCGCGGCGCTCGCGGGGGAGTGCACCGACGGCGAGGCGCGCGCGGAGACCGTGCGCGCGACCAAGCGTTTCGCTCGCCGCCAGGACTCGTGGTTCCGCCGCGATCCCCGGGTGCACTGGCTCAGTGGCGCCATGGCCGACCGAGGGGAACTCCCGGGACGGGCAATGGCGTTGGTCGAACGAGCGGTCACAGCCTGA
- the dapF gene encoding diaminopimelate epimerase yields MSTPIAFLKGHGTENDFVIIPDPDNAVELSRAAVAALCDRRAGIGGDGLLHVVRSAAHPDARHLADEAEWFMDYRNGDGSIAEMCGNGVRVFARYLQRAGLAGEGDLAVATRGGVKSVHIAKAAAGGDVTVGMGKASLPEGDVTVSVADHQWPARNVNMGNPHAVAFVDDLAHAGDLYDAPPFSPASAYPDGVNVEFVVDRGARHVAMRVHERGAGETRSCGTGACAVAVAAARRDGADPAVTGSPVTYTVDLPGGSLVITERPDGEIEMTGPAVIVAEGVIDAEWLETVNP; encoded by the coding sequence ATGAGCACGCCGATCGCCTTCCTCAAGGGGCACGGGACCGAGAACGACTTCGTGATCATCCCGGACCCCGACAACGCCGTCGAGCTGTCCCGGGCTGCTGTCGCCGCCCTGTGCGACCGCCGTGCGGGCATCGGGGGCGACGGTCTGCTGCATGTGGTGCGTTCCGCGGCACACCCCGATGCGCGTCATCTGGCCGACGAGGCCGAGTGGTTCATGGACTACCGCAACGGCGACGGTTCGATCGCCGAGATGTGCGGCAACGGGGTGCGCGTCTTCGCCCGCTATCTGCAGCGCGCCGGACTGGCGGGCGAGGGCGATCTGGCCGTCGCGACCCGGGGTGGCGTGAAGAGCGTGCACATCGCCAAGGCCGCGGCCGGCGGCGATGTCACGGTCGGCATGGGGAAGGCGTCCCTCCCCGAAGGGGACGTCACCGTCTCGGTGGCCGACCACCAGTGGCCCGCGCGCAACGTGAACATGGGCAACCCGCACGCGGTCGCCTTCGTTGACGACCTGGCCCACGCGGGCGACCTGTACGACGCGCCGCCATTCAGCCCCGCGTCGGCGTACCCGGACGGTGTGAACGTCGAGTTCGTCGTCGACCGAGGCGCGCGGCACGTCGCCATGCGGGTGCATGAGCGCGGTGCCGGCGAGACCCGCTCGTGCGGCACGGGCGCGTGCGCCGTGGCCGTAGCGGCGGCCCGCAGGGACGGGGCGGACCCCGCGGTGACCGGATCCCCGGTCACGTACACCGTCGATCTGCCCGGTGGCAGCCTGGTGATCACCGAGCGGCCCGACGGCGAGATCGAGATGACTGGCCCCGCTGTGATCGTCGCCGAAGGCGTGATCGACGCGGAATGGCTCGAAACTGTAAACCCGTGA
- a CDS encoding HD domain-containing protein encodes MSAEATNPAMSGPVTPGAQRRRGRPRLDLRRLGRAALLGPATRDRLPDAIGHVAEAHRAHYPDADLEPLRRAWVLAESSHRGQMRKSGEPYITHPLAVTLILAQLGAETTTLTASLLHDTVEDTDVTLDQVRTEFGDDVCYLVDGVTKLEKVDYGAAAEPETFRKMLVATGNDVRVMSIKLADRLHNMRTLGVMRPEKQARIAKVTRDVLIPLAERLGVQALKTELEDLVFAILHPEEYAKVEELIAANAADGGDPLEATADDVRGVLREAGIAAEVLIRPRHYVSVHRVHRKRGEMRAADFGRLLVLVNEDADCYGVLGELHTCFTPVVSEFKDFIAVPKFNLYQSLHTAVARPDGEVAEVLIRTHQMHKVAEAGVVALRNPYAPPSEEQTDTGSDSPSVDAVEGERADPTRPGWLSRLLDWQQAAPDPDTFWSTLREDLAQDREIAVFRPDGGTLGLPAGASCVDAAYAQYGEDAHACIGARVNGRLATLSTVLRDGDTVQLLMGQDVASGPSREWLDHARTPGARIAIRRWLTTHPAPAAAPAASAPEKTAPAPPPQPSDFPRPAAANAVVDREGASVRLAGCCTPVPPDEVTAFAVRGGVVTVHRVECPAVARMKEVGRAEVGVRWGDSAECRVTLIAESFGRAHLLADLTEAIAMEGVEVMSATVEPPSQQRVRHTYTLQLPDAAHLPGLMRAMRAVPGVYDVSRAQHPAAATS; translated from the coding sequence ATGAGTGCGGAGGCTACAAACCCCGCGATGTCTGGCCCCGTGACGCCCGGAGCCCAGCGCAGGCGCGGTCGTCCGCGGCTTGACCTGCGAAGGCTCGGCCGGGCGGCCCTCCTGGGGCCCGCCACACGGGACCGGTTGCCGGACGCGATCGGCCATGTGGCGGAAGCCCACCGCGCCCACTACCCGGACGCGGATCTGGAGCCCCTGCGGCGCGCCTGGGTCCTCGCGGAGTCCTCCCACCGAGGCCAGATGCGCAAGAGCGGTGAGCCGTACATCACACATCCGCTCGCGGTGACCCTGATCCTCGCCCAACTCGGCGCCGAGACCACCACCTTGACCGCGTCACTGCTCCACGACACCGTCGAGGACACCGATGTGACGCTCGATCAGGTGCGCACGGAATTCGGCGACGACGTCTGTTATCTGGTCGACGGCGTCACGAAGCTGGAGAAGGTCGACTACGGAGCCGCGGCCGAGCCCGAGACCTTCCGCAAGATGCTCGTGGCCACCGGCAACGACGTACGCGTCATGTCGATCAAGCTGGCCGACCGTCTGCACAACATGCGCACGCTCGGCGTCATGCGTCCCGAGAAGCAGGCACGGATCGCCAAGGTGACACGTGACGTGCTCATCCCGCTCGCCGAGCGTCTCGGCGTGCAGGCGCTCAAGACCGAGCTGGAGGACCTCGTGTTCGCGATCCTCCACCCGGAGGAGTACGCCAAGGTCGAAGAGCTGATCGCGGCGAACGCGGCCGACGGCGGCGACCCACTGGAAGCGACCGCGGACGACGTCCGCGGGGTGCTGCGAGAGGCGGGCATCGCGGCCGAAGTCCTCATCAGGCCACGGCACTACGTCTCGGTCCACCGGGTGCACCGCAAACGCGGCGAGATGCGCGCGGCGGACTTCGGACGGCTCCTGGTCCTGGTGAACGAGGACGCGGACTGTTACGGCGTACTCGGCGAGCTGCACACGTGCTTCACGCCGGTGGTCTCGGAGTTCAAGGACTTCATCGCCGTACCGAAATTCAACCTCTACCAGTCGCTGCACACGGCGGTGGCCCGCCCGGACGGAGAGGTCGCCGAAGTCCTCATCCGTACGCACCAGATGCACAAAGTGGCCGAGGCCGGCGTCGTCGCGCTGCGCAATCCGTACGCTCCTCCTTCGGAGGAGCAGACCGACACCGGATCCGACTCCCCTTCCGTGGACGCCGTCGAGGGTGAGCGCGCCGACCCGACCCGGCCCGGCTGGCTCTCCCGCCTCCTCGACTGGCAGCAGGCGGCCCCCGACCCCGACACGTTCTGGTCCACGCTCCGTGAAGACCTCGCCCAGGACCGCGAGATCGCCGTCTTCCGCCCCGACGGCGGCACCCTCGGGCTGCCCGCGGGCGCGAGCTGCGTGGACGCCGCCTACGCCCAGTACGGCGAGGACGCCCACGCCTGCATCGGAGCACGGGTCAACGGACGCCTGGCGACGCTGAGCACGGTCCTGCGGGACGGCGACACGGTCCAGCTGCTCATGGGACAGGACGTGGCGTCCGGACCCTCACGCGAGTGGCTCGACCACGCGCGCACGCCCGGCGCCCGGATCGCCATCCGGCGCTGGCTCACGACGCACCCCGCGCCCGCCGCGGCACCCGCCGCCTCGGCCCCCGAGAAGACCGCTCCCGCGCCCCCGCCGCAGCCCTCCGACTTCCCGCGCCCCGCGGCGGCCAACGCCGTGGTGGACAGGGAAGGCGCGAGCGTACGCCTCGCGGGCTGCTGTACGCCCGTGCCGCCCGACGAGGTGACCGCCTTCGCCGTGCGCGGCGGAGTCGTCACCGTGCACCGCGTCGAGTGCCCCGCCGTCGCGCGCATGAAGGAGGTGGGGCGCGCGGAGGTCGGAGTGCGCTGGGGAGACAGCGCGGAGTGCCGGGTCACGCTGATCGCCGAGTCGTTCGGGCGTGCCCATCTGCTGGCCGACCTCACCGAAGCCATCGCCATGGAGGGCGTGGAGGTCATGTCGGCGACCGTCGAGCCGCCGAGCCAGCAGCGCGTGCGCCACACGTACACGCTGCAACTGCCGGACGCGGCCCACCTCCCGGGGCTGATGCGCGCGATGCGTGCGGTGCCGGGTGTGTACGACGTCAGTCGCGCCCAGCACCCGGCGGCGGCGACTTCGTAG
- a CDS encoding M1 family metallopeptidase has protein sequence MLLTPRVKASRPKTLRIATALLAAATSATLLAASEPSPATPLGIGDRLFPHLGNPGYDVTAYDIAFTYHGDKKKPLDAVTVIDARATAPLQRVNLDFAHGKVGSVAVNGAPARFEATGEDLVVTPARPLSRGAYLRITVRHTSDPRPTKDKDGGWVPTADGLAMANQADAGHRVFPSNDHPSDKARFTFRITTPKGLTSVANGLPVATAHTGSTTTRAFRTRHPMATELAQVSIGSSTVVHRSGPHGLPVRDVVPTKDRKAVERWLKKTPDQIGWMEGKVGRYPFETYGVLMAQARTGFALETQTLSLFESDLFKRPEYPEWYVESIMVHELAHQWFGDSVSPKSWSDLWLNEGHATWYEALYAEEKAKKPLQKRMREAYKQSDNWRAAGGPPAAPKGPEPGQKISIFRPVVYDGSALVLYALRQEIGQEGFDRLERAFVRTYRDGNATTADFVRLASATAGRDLSGFFDAWLYGAKTPSMPGHPDWRKAAPVRK, from the coding sequence ATGCTGCTCACCCCCCGGGTCAAGGCCTCGCGGCCGAAGACTCTCCGCATCGCGACCGCGCTTCTGGCCGCGGCCACCTCCGCCACCCTCCTCGCCGCGAGCGAGCCGTCACCGGCCACACCGCTCGGCATCGGCGACCGGCTCTTCCCGCACCTGGGCAACCCCGGGTACGACGTGACGGCGTACGACATCGCCTTCACCTACCACGGCGACAAGAAGAAGCCCCTCGACGCCGTGACCGTGATCGACGCCCGCGCGACCGCCCCGCTGCAGCGGGTCAACCTGGACTTCGCCCACGGCAAGGTCGGCTCCGTCGCCGTCAACGGCGCTCCTGCCCGCTTCGAGGCCACCGGTGAGGATCTGGTCGTCACCCCGGCACGGCCCCTGAGCCGGGGCGCGTACCTGCGGATCACCGTCCGGCACACCAGCGACCCCAGGCCCACCAAGGACAAGGACGGCGGCTGGGTGCCCACCGCCGACGGGCTCGCCATGGCCAATCAGGCCGACGCCGGGCACCGTGTGTTCCCGTCCAACGACCACCCCTCCGACAAGGCGCGGTTCACGTTCCGCATCACCACCCCGAAGGGGCTCACCTCCGTCGCCAACGGCCTGCCGGTCGCCACGGCGCACACCGGGTCCACCACGACCCGCGCCTTCCGCACCCGCCACCCCATGGCGACGGAACTGGCGCAGGTGTCCATCGGCAGTTCCACCGTGGTGCACCGCTCCGGGCCGCACGGCCTCCCCGTGCGGGACGTGGTGCCCACCAAGGACCGCAAGGCGGTGGAGCGCTGGCTGAAGAAGACGCCGGACCAGATCGGCTGGATGGAGGGGAAGGTCGGCCGCTACCCTTTCGAGACGTACGGCGTCCTGATGGCGCAGGCACGGACCGGCTTCGCCCTGGAGACACAGACCCTCTCCCTCTTCGAGAGCGATCTGTTCAAGCGGCCCGAGTACCCCGAGTGGTACGTGGAGTCGATCATGGTGCATGAGCTGGCGCACCAGTGGTTCGGCGACAGCGTGAGCCCGAAGTCCTGGTCCGATCTCTGGCTCAACGAAGGGCACGCCACCTGGTACGAGGCCCTCTACGCCGAGGAGAAGGCGAAGAAGCCCCTCCAGAAGCGGATGCGTGAGGCCTACAAGCAGTCGGACAACTGGCGTGCCGCGGGCGGACCGCCGGCCGCGCCGAAGGGCCCCGAGCCGGGCCAGAAGATCAGCATCTTCCGGCCGGTGGTGTACGACGGCAGCGCACTGGTGCTCTACGCGCTGCGCCAGGAGATCGGGCAGGAGGGCTTCGACCGCCTGGAGCGCGCCTTCGTGCGCACCTACCGGGACGGGAACGCGACCACCGCGGACTTCGTGCGGCTCGCCTCGGCGACCGCGGGCCGTGATCTGAGCGGCTTCTTCGACGCCTGGCTGTACGGCGCGAAGACGCCGTCGATGCCGGGCCACCCGGACTGGCGTAAGGCGGCTCCCGTCCGGAAATAA
- the hflX gene encoding GTPase HflX, producing MTSSSSPSQDAQNLAQNYPEGLRADALMEEDVAWSHGHDGERDGEQFDRSERAALRRVAGLSTELEDVTEVEYRQLRLERVVLVGVWTSGTVQDAENSVAELAALAETAGALVLDGVIQRRDKPDPATYIGSGKAMELRDIVLETGADTVVCDGELSPGQLIHLEDVVKVKVVDRTALILDIFAQHAKSREGKAQVALAQMQYMLPRLRGWGQSLSRQMGGGGSSGGGGMATRGPGETKIETDRRRIREKMAKMRREIAEMKTGREIKRQERKRNKVPSVAIAGYTNAGKSSLLNRLTGAGVLVENALFATLDPTVRRAETPSGRIYTLADTVGFVRHLPHHLVEAFRSTMEEVGESDLILHVVDGSHPVPEEQLAAVREVIRDVGATDVPEIVIVNKADAADPLVLQRLLRNEKHAIAVSARTGAGIEELLALIDAELPRPEVEIEALVPYTQGSLISRAHAEGEVLSEEHTADGTLLKAKVHAELAADLTPYVPVAG from the coding sequence ATGACCTCCTCTTCTTCCCCTTCCCAGGACGCGCAGAATCTCGCGCAGAACTACCCCGAAGGTCTTCGGGCCGATGCCCTGATGGAAGAGGACGTCGCCTGGAGCCACGGACACGACGGAGAGCGGGACGGCGAACAGTTCGACCGCTCCGAGCGCGCGGCTCTGCGCCGCGTCGCCGGCCTCTCCACCGAGCTCGAGGACGTCACCGAAGTCGAGTACCGCCAGCTCCGTCTGGAGCGGGTCGTGCTCGTCGGCGTGTGGACCTCGGGCACAGTGCAGGACGCGGAGAACTCGGTCGCCGAGCTGGCCGCTCTCGCCGAGACGGCGGGCGCGCTCGTGCTCGACGGCGTCATCCAGCGCCGTGACAAGCCGGACCCGGCGACGTACATCGGATCCGGCAAGGCCATGGAGCTGCGGGACATCGTCCTCGAGACCGGGGCCGACACCGTCGTCTGTGACGGTGAGCTGAGCCCCGGCCAGCTGATCCACCTCGAGGACGTCGTCAAGGTCAAGGTGGTCGACAGGACCGCCCTGATCCTGGACATCTTCGCCCAGCACGCCAAGTCCCGAGAGGGCAAGGCGCAGGTCGCCCTTGCCCAGATGCAGTACATGCTCCCGCGCCTGCGTGGCTGGGGTCAGTCGCTCTCCCGTCAGATGGGCGGCGGCGGATCCAGCGGTGGCGGTGGCATGGCGACACGTGGTCCCGGTGAGACCAAGATCGAGACGGACCGCCGTCGGATCCGCGAGAAGATGGCGAAGATGCGCCGGGAGATCGCGGAGATGAAGACGGGCCGCGAGATCAAGCGCCAGGAGCGCAAGCGCAACAAGGTGCCTTCGGTCGCGATCGCGGGCTACACGAACGCGGGCAAGTCCTCCCTGCTCAACCGCCTCACGGGCGCGGGCGTCCTGGTGGAGAACGCCCTGTTCGCCACCCTCGACCCGACCGTGCGCCGGGCCGAGACGCCGAGCGGCCGGATCTACACCCTGGCCGACACCGTCGGTTTCGTACGGCATCTGCCGCACCACCTCGTCGAGGCGTTCCGCTCCACGATGGAGGAGGTCGGCGAGTCCGACCTGATCCTGCACGTGGTGGACGGTTCGCACCCGGTGCCGGAGGAGCAGCTGGCCGCCGTGCGTGAGGTGATCCGCGATGTGGGCGCGACCGACGTGCCCGAGATCGTGATCGTCAACAAGGCGGACGCCGCCGATCCGCTGGTCCTCCAGCGGCTGCTGCGCAACGAGAAGCACGCCATCGCGGTCTCCGCGCGCACGGGCGCGGGCATCGAAGAGCTGCTCGCGCTGATCGACGCCGAACTGCCGCGGCCCGAGGTCGAGATCGAGGCCCTCGTGCCGTACACGCAGGGCTCGCTCATCTCGCGGGCGCACGCCGAGGGCGAGGTGCTCTCCGAGGAGCACACCGCCGACGGCACGCTGCTCAAGGCGAAGGTGCACGCGGAACTGGCGGCGGATCTCACGCCGTACGTCCCGGTCGCCGGCTGA
- a CDS encoding AfsR/SARP family transcriptional regulator, giving the protein MLIGVLGPLVASVGETSIVPSAAKPRQLLALLGANLGRPVGMGEIVEELWDGSPPRGPSQVVQTYVKQLRRSIAVALVPGLGWGAKDILSLAHNGYRLELPGATAEVYEFEERARAGARALAEAEDEAASVLLGEALSLWRGVAFADVRTGPFLRAEALRLEELRIAAQENRITAELRLGHHAGLVSELTALTSRLPFHENLHGQLILALYRSGRTTEALEVFRKLREAYARELGIDPSPRLQRLHRSVLASDPGLESKALNFAAF; this is encoded by the coding sequence ATGTTGATCGGAGTTCTTGGGCCGTTGGTGGCCAGTGTGGGTGAGACATCGATCGTGCCGAGCGCCGCCAAGCCGCGTCAGCTTCTCGCCCTGCTCGGGGCCAATCTGGGCAGGCCCGTCGGCATGGGGGAGATCGTCGAGGAACTGTGGGACGGTTCGCCGCCGCGCGGGCCGTCCCAAGTGGTGCAGACCTACGTGAAGCAGCTGCGCCGGTCCATCGCTGTGGCGCTCGTGCCGGGGCTCGGCTGGGGGGCGAAGGACATCCTGAGTCTCGCGCACAACGGCTATCGGCTGGAACTGCCCGGCGCCACGGCTGAGGTGTACGAGTTCGAGGAGCGCGCGAGGGCCGGGGCGCGAGCGCTGGCGGAGGCCGAGGACGAAGCGGCCTCGGTGCTCCTCGGCGAGGCGCTGTCCCTCTGGCGCGGTGTCGCCTTCGCAGATGTGCGGACCGGGCCCTTCCTGCGTGCCGAGGCGCTGCGCCTCGAGGAGCTGCGGATCGCCGCGCAGGAGAACCGCATCACCGCCGAGCTGCGCCTGGGGCACCACGCCGGGCTCGTCAGTGAACTCACCGCTCTCACCAGCAGGTTGCCGTTCCACGAGAATCTGCACGGCCAGCTGATCCTGGCCCTCTACCGGTCCGGCAGGACCACCGAGGCGCTGGAGGTGTTCCGCAAGCTGCGCGAGGCGTACGCGCGCGAGCTGGGCATCGATCCGTCGCCGCGGCTCCAGCGGCTCCACCGGTCCGTCCTCGCCTCCGACCCGGGGCTGGAGTCCAAAGCCCTGAATTTTGCCGCCTTTTAG
- a CDS encoding alpha/beta fold hydrolase, which translates to MTRYLSTNRVDAPERGRLRVFCFPYAGGGASAYARWQRGLDAHGAGVEVLPVQLPGREGRASEPRFTDLDALVDDLDAQLDDELDEPHAFYGHSMGALIAYALAHRRQRRGAALPEALVLSSYRAPHLPAPHIAAPDASDEELLASLADLGGIPSVLLNHPDFLSALLPVARDDLLLCTGNAASVDTEPIQVPMYLFAGKRDRLVSVAEVVTWRRHAGRGCEVRTMPGGHFFIRAHEDTLLSELASVLRRHRAVPALAGALSA; encoded by the coding sequence ATGACCCGTTATCTGTCCACGAACCGAGTCGACGCCCCCGAACGCGGCAGGCTGCGCGTGTTCTGCTTCCCGTACGCGGGTGGCGGCGCCTCGGCGTACGCCCGCTGGCAGCGTGGCCTGGACGCGCACGGTGCGGGCGTCGAGGTCCTTCCCGTCCAGCTCCCGGGCCGCGAGGGCCGGGCGAGCGAGCCGCGGTTCACCGACCTCGACGCGCTGGTCGACGACCTGGACGCGCAGCTCGACGACGAACTGGACGAGCCGCACGCCTTCTACGGCCACAGCATGGGCGCTCTCATCGCCTACGCCCTGGCGCACCGTCGGCAACGGCGCGGCGCCGCCCTGCCGGAGGCACTCGTCCTGAGCTCCTACCGCGCCCCCCACCTGCCCGCCCCCCACATCGCCGCGCCGGACGCCAGCGACGAGGAACTCCTGGCGAGCCTCGCGGACCTGGGCGGCATCCCCAGCGTCCTGCTCAACCACCCGGACTTCCTGTCGGCTCTCCTTCCCGTCGCCCGCGACGACCTGCTGCTGTGCACCGGGAACGCCGCGAGTGTGGACACCGAGCCCATCCAGGTCCCGATGTACCTGTTCGCCGGCAAGCGAGACCGGCTCGTCTCCGTCGCCGAGGTCGTCACCTGGCGGCGGCATGCCGGACGCGGCTGTGAGGTCCGCACCATGCCGGGCGGGCACTTCTTCATCCGCGCGCACGAGGACACCCTCCTGAGCGAACTCGCCTCCGTGCTGCGCCGCCACCGGGCCGTCCCCGCGCTCGCGGGCGCACTGAGCGCCTGA
- a CDS encoding fatty acyl-AMP ligase, whose amino-acid sequence MSHQETFTRRVVDNAAANSGREALLYLHGGADGGPLTPERLQYGELDRRAKGIASWIQERGFAKRQILLLEPPGTPFVTAFVGCLYAGATAVPAPLPTGHRRHFSRLSRIAADARVAAVLTSAEHAPEVEAWLAATGFTDVVCLATDTDPVGDPDAWREPAVRPDDLAFLQYTSGSTSAPKGVMVSHANLMANEAAIQRALGSNASTRMGSWLPMYHDMGLIGHLLHPLWLGTGSVLMAPETFLQRPVGWLEMVSDHGVTMGGGPNFAYDMCVRRVKDADLDRLDLSHWEQACNGAEPLRAETIEAFTTRFARAGFRPEAFFPCYGMAETTLLVSGTPLGRAPVTRAVDTAALELGSLEAAGRGPQRCLVSSGRVSAEDFDVRIVDPVTRGPLPDGEVGEIWLRGPSVARGYWDNSDATAEAFRAALRGEHEDEGGWLRTGDLAALHEGELYVTGRLKEMVLVNGRNIYPHDVEATVRTVAPVLGTGAAFAVASARDGRDRLVLVQEVRDRGAVVDHQELLARVRRVVSDEFGVAAGTVLLVAPGTVGRTTSGKIQRTLMRTRFLAGALDPVHAVVEAEFAELAGGARTAGA is encoded by the coding sequence ATGAGTCACCAAGAGACCTTCACCCGGCGGGTGGTGGACAACGCCGCCGCCAACAGCGGGCGAGAGGCCCTCCTCTACCTGCACGGCGGCGCCGACGGCGGCCCGCTGACACCGGAGCGGCTGCAGTACGGGGAACTCGACCGCCGCGCCAAGGGCATCGCGTCCTGGATCCAGGAGCGCGGCTTCGCCAAGCGCCAGATCCTGCTCCTGGAGCCCCCCGGCACGCCGTTCGTCACGGCCTTCGTCGGCTGTCTCTACGCGGGCGCGACCGCCGTCCCCGCACCGCTGCCGACGGGCCACCGGCGGCACTTCAGCCGCCTGTCACGGATCGCCGCCGACGCGCGGGTCGCCGCGGTGCTCACCAGCGCCGAACACGCGCCCGAGGTCGAGGCCTGGCTCGCCGCCACCGGTTTCACCGACGTGGTGTGCCTGGCCACGGACACAGACCCGGTGGGCGATCCGGACGCCTGGCGGGAGCCCGCCGTGCGCCCCGACGACCTCGCCTTCCTGCAGTACACCTCCGGGTCCACCAGCGCGCCCAAGGGCGTCATGGTCTCGCACGCCAACCTCATGGCCAACGAGGCAGCCATCCAGCGCGCGCTCGGCTCGAACGCCAGTACACGCATGGGTAGTTGGCTGCCGATGTACCACGACATGGGTCTGATCGGACATCTGCTGCACCCGCTGTGGCTGGGCACCGGCTCCGTCCTGATGGCGCCCGAGACCTTCCTCCAACGGCCCGTCGGCTGGCTGGAGATGGTCTCCGACCATGGTGTGACCATGGGAGGCGGTCCCAACTTCGCGTACGACATGTGCGTACGCCGGGTCAAGGACGCGGACCTCGACCGGCTCGACCTGTCCCACTGGGAGCAGGCGTGCAACGGCGCGGAGCCCCTGCGCGCGGAGACGATCGAGGCCTTCACGACGCGGTTCGCCCGTGCCGGATTCCGGCCGGAGGCGTTCTTCCCCTGCTACGGCATGGCGGAGACGACCCTCCTCGTCTCGGGTACGCCGTTGGGCAGGGCCCCGGTCACCCGCGCCGTCGACACGGCGGCCCTGGAGCTCGGCAGCCTCGAAGCGGCGGGCCGCGGCCCGCAGCGGTGTCTGGTCAGCTCGGGACGGGTGAGCGCGGAGGACTTCGACGTACGCATCGTCGACCCGGTGACCCGCGGGCCGCTGCCGGACGGCGAGGTCGGAGAGATCTGGCTGCGAGGGCCCAGCGTCGCCCGCGGCTACTGGGACAACTCCGACGCGACAGCCGAGGCGTTCCGTGCCGCTCTGCGCGGCGAGCACGAGGACGAGGGCGGCTGGCTGCGCACCGGCGACCTGGCGGCCCTGCACGAGGGCGAGTTGTACGTGACCGGCAGGCTCAAGGAGATGGTGCTGGTCAACGGGCGCAACATCTATCCGCACGACGTGGAGGCCACCGTGCGCACGGTCGCCCCCGTCCTGGGCACGGGCGCCGCGTTCGCCGTCGCGTCGGCCCGCGACGGACGCGACCGCCTCGTCCTTGTGCAGGAGGTCAGGGATCGCGGGGCCGTCGTCGATCACCAAGAGCTGCTCGCTCGCGTACGCCGCGTGGTGAGCGACGAGTTCGGCGTGGCCGCCGGCACGGTCCTGCTCGTGGCGCCCGGGACGGTGGGCCGCACCACGAGCGGCAAGATTCAGCGGACGCTGATGCGCACGCGGTTCCTCGCGGGCGCGCTGGACCCCGTACACGCGGTGGTGGAGGCGGAGTTCGCCGAGCTGGCCGGGGGAGCGCGTACCGCGGGGGCCTGA